In Erythrolamprus reginae isolate rEryReg1 unplaced genomic scaffold, rEryReg1.hap1 H_7, whole genome shotgun sequence, one genomic interval encodes:
- the LOC139155847 gene encoding zymogen granule membrane protein 16-like, with the protein MSFIDFIHNCLSRKNCFILIFLLSCGITLHAENARTSSYSGEYGGKGGQRFSHSGNQLEGPITAIRIRVSRYYIVGLQVRYGKEWSNYVGGKSGDLEEMFLFPRESIVQVSGKYTDYVRRLVFVTDEGRYFAFGKETGTSFSGAPLFPNTVLRYISGHSGSVINSIGFHWDKYSAGCGVCKNGTQEKENQGRAE; encoded by the exons atgtcatttattgattttatacacAACTGTCTTTCTAGGAAGAATTGTTTCATCTTAATCTTCCTCCTGTCGTGTGGCATCACCCTCCACGCAG AGAATGCTCGCACATCCTCCTATTCTGGCGAGTATGGGGGGAAGGGTGGACAACGCTTTTCTCATTCTGGGAACCAACTCGAGGGGCCCATAACGGCCATAAGGATCCGGGTTAGCCGCTATTACATTGTGGG CTTACAGGTCCGTTATGGAAAAGAGTGGAGTAACTACGTTGGTGGCAAGTCAGGAGATCTGGAGGAAATGTTCCTGTTTCCAAGGGAGTCCATCGTCCAAGTATCTGGGAAATACACAGATTATGTTCGCAGACTGGTCTTTGTTACTGACGAGGGGCGCTATTTTGCTTTCGGCAAGGAGACTGGCACCAGTTTCAGTGGGGCACCGCTCTTCCCAAATACCGTCCTGCGTTACATCAGTGGCCACTCTGGTTCCGTCATTAATTCCATTGGATTCCACTGGGATAAATACTCTGCTGGCTGTGGCGTTTGTAAAAATGGGACGCAGGAAAAAGAGAACCAAGGGAGAGCAGAGTAG